One region of Armigeres subalbatus isolate Guangzhou_Male chromosome 3, GZ_Asu_2, whole genome shotgun sequence genomic DNA includes:
- the LOC134225990 gene encoding iron-sulfur cluster assembly 1 homolog, mitochondrial gives MASKVVATATVRAVKRKLLPTRAALSLTPAAVARVKQLLDGKSEYIGLKVGVRQRGCNGLSYTLDYATTKDKLDEEVVQDGVKVLIDKKAQLSLLGTEMDYVETKLAAEFVFNNPNIKGTCGCGESFSI, from the exons ATGGCATCCAAAGTAGTTGCTACTGCAACGGTGCGCGCGGTTAAGAGAAAACTCCTTCCAACGAGAGCAGCCCTTTCCTTG ACCCCAGCAGCAGTTGCAAGAGTAAAACAACTTCTTGACGGAAAATCTGAATAT ATTGGACTCAAAGTTGGGGTACGACAAAGAGGTTGCAATGGATTAAGTTATACGCTGGATTATGCTACTACAAAAG ATAAGTTAGACGAAGAAGTAGTACAAGATGGTGTCAAAGTATTGATTGACAAAAAAGCTCAGCTTTCGCTATTAG GCACAGAAATGGACTATGTAGAAACCAAATTAGCAGCAGAATTTGTGTTCAACAATCCCAACATTAAAGGCACTTGTGGCTGTGGTGAATCTTTTAGCATCTGA
- the LOC134226840 gene encoding protein prenyltransferase alpha subunit repeat-containing protein 1: MISGESEYAIAMTSTEAVDYLDDNNAFCEKIINEIYAVFVRDPELTGFEIIPMPSNTNKSPVIHIEHNLGLQSWCVKYVYDYAHRLLLRHKAECLKLTAGMGQSSANLVGIGSVTAPILSSTSTTGSNAITKYLNCAILINPDVATFWNLRRQLFAKNRLDITKEFQFSAVVLSKKPKSNEAFAYRRWLYLFQSYDAIDWAFEIALCEKCADKSTTNYHAWCHRQWVIMKAPQLLKFEIYKTEKFIRKHIHDYSCYNHRQFVLAKMSETSYFDEHDGHDFNELMQYIGSLVNSPVDTLEDLLRWLIPTAKKENLNEFKVRSFLFCLNLAAYDLRFCKELKASYGESQAFENHRRFMIKFIIDRCRNASSSLKQDVSGKFSTSCNQPMTKITKLDEQESAFIRAIESSEQTRTTPQHKLWCKLFLGFNFD; this comes from the exons ATGATAAGCGGAGAAAGTGAGTACGCGATCGCTATGACCTCGACGGAAGCTGTGGACTACTTGGATGATAATAATGCGTTCTGCGAGAAGATCATCAACGAGATCTATGCGGTTTTCGTGAGAGATCCTGAACT GACGGGGTTTGAAATAATTCCGATGCCATCCAACACAAACAAATCACCGGTAATCCACATTGAGCACAATCTAGGGCTGCAGTCGTGGTGTGTCAAGTATGTCTACGACTATGCCCACCGTCTACTGCTGAGACACAAAGCTGAATGCCTGAAGCTTACCGCTGGAATGGGCCAGAGCTCGGCGAACTTGGTTGGCATCGGTTCCGTTACAGCTCCAATTCTGTCTAGCACCAGCACCACGGGAAGCAACGCAATCACCAAGTACCTGAACTGTGCCATCTTGATCAATCCGGATGTGGCGACATTTTGGAACCTCCGGAGGCAGCTTTTTGCCAAAAATAGGCTCGATATCACGAAGGAGTTTCAGTTTTCAGCCGTGGTGCTGAGTAAAAAGCCAAAATCGAATGAAGCGTTCGCTTATAGGCGGTGGCTGTATCTGTTTCAAA GCTATGATGCCATTGATTGGGCATTTGAAATTGCACTGTGTGAAAAATGTGCCGACAAGAGCACCACCAACTACCATGCTTGGTGCCACCGACAGTGGGTAATCATGAAAGCTCCTCAGCTGCTGAAGTTCGAGATCTACAAAACGGAAAAGTTTATCCGAAAACACATTCACGACTACAGCTGCTACAACCATCGACAGTTTGTGCTGGCGAAAATGTCCGAAACTTCGTATTTCGACGAACACGATGGTCATGATTTTAATGAGCTCATGCAGTATATCGGATCGTTGGTGAATTCTCCAGTCGATACTTTGGAAGATTTGCTACGATGGCTGATCCCGACCGCAAAGAAAGAAAATCTGAACGAGTTTAAAGTGCGGTCGTTTTTATTTTGTCTTAATTTAGCAGCTTACGATTTGCGGTTTTGTAAAGAGCTCAAAGCATCATACGGTGAATCACAGGCCTTCGAAAATCATCGCCGATTTATGATAAAGTTTATCATTGATCGTTGTCGGAACGCATCTAGTTCACTAAAACAGGACGTTAGCGGAAAATTCTCCACCTCGTGTAATCAGCCAATgacaaaaatcacaaagctAGACGAACAGGAGAGTGCTTTCATTCGAGCTATCGAAAGTAGCGAACAAACTCGAACCACACCTCAGCACAAGTTGTGGTGCAAACTTTTCTTAggatttaattttgattga
- the LOC134226841 gene encoding uncharacterized protein LOC134226841, producing the protein MLDAKLERAVGTAKCKPVKSVESRSTQTEAQGFADSGKVESTEGVPAKTVVPKSTQTEAQVFAGTSGVTAPTEQTQKRGRQSPGDELPGGRFKTRRVTTPNKGSGAGKLNLGQVPPKPGEEGPGKVRPPRKDGGKGLRQAESSQPHQTREIEGEGRRLQEVGGGSPRRDGQGEGTHDGGESKRQGGTVGVPCGHIRATRSLLQVPGTGAQAMGLQRP; encoded by the coding sequence atgctggacgccaagctggagagggcggtcgggacggccaagtgtaaacccgtgaaatctgtagagtcgaggtctacccagactgaggcccaaggattcgcggactcgggcaaggtcgaatcgaccgaaggcgtgccagcgaagacggtggtaccaaagtctacccagactgaggctcaagtatttgcgggtacgtcgggggtgactgctccaacggagcagacacaaaaacgggggagacagtctccaggggatgagctccctgggggccgcttcaaaacgcggagggttactaccccgaacaagggtagtggggctgggaagctgaacctcggccaggtacctccaaaaccgggggaggaaggacctggaaaggtccgtccacccaggaaagacggtggtaaggggttacggcaggctgagagctctcagccgcaccagaccagggaaatagagggggaggggcgccgcctacaagaagttggcggaggaagtcctaggcgagacggtcaaggtgagggcactcacgacggaggtgaatctaagcgtcaaggtgggacggtcggtgtgccctgtgggcatatacgagcaacccgaagtttgcttcaagtgcctggaaccggggcacaagcaatgggattgcaaaggccctga